In Plasmodium vivax chromosome 14, whole genome shotgun sequence, the genomic window GGAAAAATACCACCTGACCGACTCGAAGCGACCATAGGGCGCAGTACGCAGCAGGCCCACTTCTACATGCGGAAGCATAAGCAAATATGTACACAGGGATAGCTGAAGACACGGCAGGGAGAGGCGAACCTACATAAAGAGCGAGCGAGTTATCTGATTAATCCCCCCTCCCCATCGATGTGGCAAATTTTGCTTGTCTCCGCGCTCCctgtgctattttttttggccatcCACAACATTGCAGCATTGCAACATTGCAACGTTGCAATTTCATTTATTGTAActacccccccctttgttgaTTGACTGGTTGATTGAGCCCCTCTgtctcatttttatttttttagcaaatgCTGTGCGGACGGCGCCGAAACCGTTTGCAAGCCTTCTCGGTAACGTTTACTTGCACGTCCGAGTGGGCCCACCGCATTTCTACGCGGAGGAGCTCGGCAGTTTGTCACCAAGGGCGACCGTTTAATGAGCATACACGCGCATGTTGTTAGATGGCATCATCAGCAGGTGTGGCACGGTGGGCCTACGCGCACGTATATGATCCCACGTGCGGATACCATCCCATGTGCTGATACCATCCTGCgtgcgttttttcttcttttcaattcccccccatgtgtgtgcatgtgaaAAAAGCATTCATTGATGaattgtgccttttttttttttaaattccccattttgcgatTACGCGGTTTGACAGTTAGTTGACCACTTGGCTGCCTTACCACTTGGCTGCCTTACCACTTGGCTACCTACCATTTGGCTGCGTTTCCCCCACCATGCGATGTGCTCAccctttacattttttcgccCCTGTTCCCATCATCATATGGATTGCTTtgcgtccctttttttctttttttttctcgacGCAAAGCAAAATGGTCCCTTTTTCCATCAACACATTTGTGAACAAGCCCAAACTGTTTATATGATGACTGggatttttaaatctttagACAAACGAAACGGTTAAATGTGCGTTTTTGCGGTGAAGTGTGGACCGCCAATCAGTATGATTGCCACTTACCGCTACGGTTGTCTTCTCAAATGGTGCCGATTTGGACCGCCATTTCGAGCGAAATGACTGTGCGCTGTCAACGAGGCGAGGCCAACACTCTCATAAGCGTATAAGGTGGTCATTTTGGTCTACTGAGCAGCACGCCATGTGCGCTGGGCGAGCATCCATGTTCACGCAGTaaaggcagaaaaaggaacaaaatgagCGAAGGGCATTACGCCCCCATTCTGGTACTAAATGGAACAACCTCACATGCAGTTGTTCACCACCAAAAGTGGCCCATTCCtagggaaaaacaaaaacgcgCAGTAAACGCGCAGTAAaccgcttctttttttttgcctctcttTTCACGTTTCtgcgaaaatgaagagatcCGCGTCTCCCGTGGAACAAAACGGAGCCACTCTGCACATATCCGTTTTGGTTACCCGTCAGGAGGGCAGCAACATAAAAAGGCGCAACCCTGTTGGGTACCCCCTTCTTCATTCATCTCGATCGCGATCAGCCATAAAAAATGAGTTCCTTCCTTTCGACAATTAGGGAATGAGTGGATGCGGCTGCACTGGCAACATACCTGTTTGGGCACGCTTACCATGCATGCCACTTTTTCCGAAGCGCCGCTCCTCGCGAAGGGACGACGGAAGCCTTATCCTATGCCCAACgggtaaaaatgaatacccCCTTTCAGCGAGGCAGAGCGTGCAAGTTGGagaaattgttttttttttttttttcagcggCGCGTTTTGGCCCGTTCAGCTtgattcccccttttggcatGCTCAGcctgttttgctttttttttttttttttttttttttaatttgagaAAGTTTCCACTgagggggatttttttcaGGGAGACCAATTTTAACCCGCGAATTTTGCATCACTGCGGTTGAGGGATGCCAGCAAGTTAGTGAAGATGTATTAGATTGCTCACTTTTatgcggatttttttttcaacttgcAAGCGTCAGTATTGGGCTCCACGAAGGGCAACCTCTTTCGAGGCGAAGAAAAAACCGCTTCGCTACCGTACAGTTTGGCCGGAAAACCCCCACTTGCGAAGAAACGTTGTGAATCAGAACAAGCACATTTGTAGGCGCACAAAATAGGGGTAATAAAACATGTAGCGTGATTGTTCCGTGTCAACTCCCTTCTGCTTATCACCCACTGGCCACCGCGTGTGCATTTATCTACACCCATGTAGGGTTCATCCCCTAAAGCGTAATGACCAAAAGGGTGCATACGTTTATGCGAGAGGAAAGCTTTTTATATGCCCACCCCCATGCGGGCGCTCCACAGGAaaagccatttttttttttttttttctcttaacTAGCACTCAGTTTGGCTAAATGGGAGGAAGCGATAATTATTTCAGACTCACTGGTGACACACAAGCAAAGGAGCAACAACATTACAAAACGAAGAGGAACAAACGAGTAGACGAAAAAGCAGAATTATTTTGCTTCATATGTTTAGAGGAAAATTTAGAAAACTGTTATTTAATATCGTGTTGTTCTGTATGCACAGCTTGTGTACATAAAAGATGCTGGTACAGCTGGAGGAAAACCCAAAAGTTGAGTTCCCTACGGTCGAAGATTTTGGGGCTGAACAAATTAGACCCATTATTATGCACCATTTGCAAAACGGGGACTGCGAAGATAGAAGACGAGAAGGACTTCAACTGGATCGTTAACAATAATACGAATAAAGAATACCTGCAGGATGAGTTGTTAAGAACGAttgcttccattttgaacaaCGAAGGGAATGACAGCAGCATCCCCATTCTTCATTtcagatatattttttccattaatttactttttttaatcatcACAATTGTAgtcattataatttttacagtCGTTTTTCACTTTACGGCCACGTACGTCCTGCTCATTGCGCTCTTCGTGCTCTACGAGATTATCGTTCTTCAGATCGTTCTCTATCTCTACGTGCGGATTAGGTATAGCTAATGGGTTTGAGtcaacactttttttttgaagcacCAAACGGGAGGCTGGCTCGCCCGCGGGGAGGTGTGAACCGCTTGGGGGAgacccctccattttttagTGTAACAAATCGGGTGAGGCGTTTTGCGCAGTGGGAAGGCACACATGTCATGGCGTCCACAGATTAGCGGGTGATTGCCCGTTCTTTTACGTAGCTGCTTCGCcgttttatgatttttttttttttatgtctttGTTGAACGTTAGCGCTGATTTGTGTGAAGCAGATTGAGGGCATGCCCATGGGGGGATCCTTTcgaattttttcgtttttttagcccatttttcccctttttttttcactttttttttcccttttttttccttttttccgaGCACCCCCCCCATCCCcgttgtgccatttttttgttccacttccttttttcccacttATTAAAACGCACTGCGCAGCTCGCAACTTTCGTCGTTTCAGTTTGGAAACGCTTTTAAGTTTGATTTGACTACCGTTTAGCGGCTTCCCCTTGGCGAGGCCCTTGAACGGGTGGGCTCGCCAAACCGCATGGCCGCACAGGAGAGCAGTGCTCCGATCCGCGGCGgtgcgccttttttgcaaacatttggaaaaaaggcGCGCAACAAAAATGGAGCGAAGCCGGGGTAGCAGCTAAGAAAGGGAGAAGACAAAAGCCAACTGCTTAACCGGAGTTGaggcatttctttttattttttacctcGGCACAATTAAAATCACATGGGTAAAGAAAGAAAGCATCACCACGCTCATCGCGTGCTCCCCGCGGCGCCCATCTTGGAAGTCCATTTCGAATCCCCCTTTTCCTGGAGTCAGCCAACCCACTGCTCTGCCAAATTGTGGTAAAAGCTCCCCCGGGTGGTTAACCTGGACTTGTCTACGCTGTAATTGTGTAGCTCGTTAAAATCCCTTAGGGCATTTTCTTCACCAAGGGTGTCAACGCTGAAAAGTGTGCCAGTCCGTAGGTACCTCGGCATGGCAAGGAGGTCGACCTTCAGttgctcttccccctctgcaATGAGGCTCTTCCTTCTAAAGTGCTTCATA contains:
- a CDS encoding hypothetical protein, conserved (encoded by transcript PVX_100915A) produces the protein MGGSDNYFRLTGDTQAKEQQHYKTKRNKRVDEKAELFCFICLEENLENCYLISCCSVCTACVHKRCWYSWRKTQKLSSLRSKILGLNKLDPLLCTICKTGTAKIEDEKDFNWIVNNNTNKEYLQDELLRTIASILNNEGNDSSIPILHFRYIFSINLLFLIITIVVIIIFTVVFHFTATYVLLIALFVLYEIIVLQIVLYLYVRIRYS